Proteins found in one Sorghum bicolor cultivar BTx623 chromosome 1, Sorghum_bicolor_NCBIv3, whole genome shotgun sequence genomic segment:
- the LOC8057375 gene encoding uncharacterized protein LOC8057375, with translation MEEEEEPHLPLDIIYKIPEYISDPVSLARVASSSKLWRSIIKETAFLDGLMTRHLDHDFTSSLLLGFFYQDNAEAPDHLWQHHRDKNRCLAPSFMPTSELLPFAGCKEGYSPTSPLSLGNFIQGINSTLNFYEPVASQDSFLVLCHHSKDAEGDPKPDVVCVCNPLTGKVFHLPGLPYKPPHHYALLVTDDINLDGRMTQSFRLVALWNIGKKFIYVYYCSKSRAWWRPAGFPDLMAGLFLVSSSPAAASHGAIHWICGCWKSLAPSHVVTLHVDGEELLYLELPSEAKRNKTPLLANSADGGLLLLLMKGLHMSVWKHKGTGTGNWVRSETIDMTSSLPMRVLKMHASAKIRLEIFRGKSGVVVLWIEGEGLFTFSLGDRSMRKIDNEHVTKKYRFCPYEIDWLSCLAVTNLVSDGLLSLDTEREKAQCRWTSLVADNIPKSR, from the coding sequence atggaggaagaagaggaaccACATCTTCCACTAGACATCATCTACAAGATCCCAGAATACATATCCGATCCAGTCTCACTAGCGCGTGTTGCTTCATCCTCCAAGTTATGGCGCTCTATCATAAAAGAGACTGCCTTTCTTGATGGCCTCATGACACGGCACCTCGACCATGATTTCACCTCGTCCCTCCTCCTTGGCTTCTTCTACCAGGACAATGCCGAGGCTCCTGACCACTTGTGGCAGCATCACAGGGACAAAAATCGCTGTTTGGCACCGAGCTTCATGCCCACGTCTGAATTGTTACCATTTGCTGGCTGTAAAGAGGGTTACAGTCCAACCAGCCCACTGTCCCTTGGCAACTTCATTCAGGGTATTAATTCAACCCTCAATTTTTATGAGCCTGTTGCATCCCAAGACAGCTTCCTGGTCCTCTGCCATCACTCGAAAGACGCCGAAGGTGATCCCAAGCCAGATGTGGTATGCGTATGCAATCCTCTCACCGGTAAAGTGTTTCATCTTCCTGGCCTTCCATACAAGCCACCACACCACTATGCTTTGCTTGTCACTGATGATATCAACCTCGACGGGCGGATGACACAATCCTTCCGACTGGTGGCCCTTTGGAACATAGGAAAGAAGTTTATCTATGTGTACTACTGTTCAAAGAGTAGAGCATGGTGGAGGCCTGCAGGCTTCCCTGATCTAATGGCTGGCCTGTTCCTGGTGTCATCATCCCCAGCTGCTGCTTCCCATGGTGCCATCCATTGGATCTGCGGATGCTGGAAAAGCTTGGCACCCAGTCATGTTGTGACGCTACATGTCGACGGGGAAGAGCTGTTATACCTGGAGCTCCCATCTGAAGCAAAGCGCAACAAGACACCATTGCTGGCAAATTCTGCAGACGGGGGGCTTCTGTTGCTGCTCATGAAGGGTCTTCACATGTCGGTGTGGAAGCATAAAGGTACTGGTACTGGCAATTGGGTTCGTTCTGAGACGATCGATATGACAAGTTCCTTGCCCATGCGGGTGCTTAAGATGCATGCCAGTGCAAAGATCAGATTGGAGATTTTCCGAGGGAAGAGTGGTGTGGTGGTGCTATGGATCGAAGGGGAAGGTCTCTTCACGTTCAGCCTTGGCGATCGGTCAATGAGGAAGATTGACAACGAGCATGTCACAAAGAAGTACCGGTTCTGCCCATATGAGATCGATTGGCTATCCTGCCTTGCAGTCACAAACCTCGTCAGCGATGGCTTGCTGTCGCTTGACACAGAAAGGGAAAAAGCTCAATGCAGATGGACGTCTTTGGTGGCAGACAATATTCCGAAAAGCAGATGA